Proteins encoded by one window of Microcoleus sp. FACHB-68:
- a CDS encoding M48 family metallopeptidase has protein sequence MAITQPQFDALIQRLEKFAHQQPALYKLGVALLAVLGYVYIFSILALLLAIFAVLVALVISTGRLNFYIIKFGILILVPTFIVLKSLWVRFPPPTGLELRRQDVPRLFELVDELTLKLEAPRFHHILLTDEFNAAVAQRPRLGIFGWQQNYLLVGLPLMQALSPEQFRAVLAHELGHLSGNHSRFAGWIYRVRQTYVQILERLHHSNQGGSSVLFNAFFNWYAPFFSAYSFVLARMNEYEADRCAAALAGAQNMAEALINVEISARFLQHSFWPNLDKQVIHQVEPPAAIYTNLVKALAAGIPPDEATVWLDRALAQKTDLDDTHPCLAERLSALGYLKGKPKQLSLPADVKISAAQELLESNLKKFLADFDHTWKQEMATPWRQRYAYAQEAQDQLKSLDQKAKIQQLTPEEAWDRAAWTAEFKGNEAAIPLLREILTTAPAHPSTHFLLGQILLKQNELSGIGHIEKAMEKDPEKVLPGCELIYAFFKDQGQIEKAKAYQARAQQHYELLLMAQRERSFVREDDTFLPHDLPSAALALLLQQVSRYTQVKEVYLVRKKVRYFPEQPFYVLGIKLRRAWYKFKSSDSDQQFFNHFVSEVEFPGQAYVILLNSQERNFKNLEEILREIQGAAIYKHEG, from the coding sequence ATGGCCATAACTCAACCACAGTTTGATGCGCTCATCCAGCGCCTAGAAAAGTTTGCTCACCAGCAGCCGGCACTCTACAAGCTTGGTGTGGCGTTGCTTGCCGTGCTTGGCTACGTCTACATCTTCTCCATCCTGGCGCTGCTGCTGGCTATCTTCGCAGTGCTTGTGGCGCTGGTGATCTCAACCGGCAGACTCAATTTCTACATCATCAAATTCGGCATTCTGATTCTCGTTCCCACATTCATCGTCCTCAAATCCCTGTGGGTGCGGTTTCCCCCACCGACGGGTTTAGAATTGCGCCGGCAAGATGTCCCACGCTTGTTTGAGCTGGTTGACGAACTCACGTTAAAGTTGGAAGCGCCACGCTTCCATCACATCTTACTCACCGACGAGTTCAATGCTGCAGTTGCCCAAAGACCTCGTTTAGGAATATTTGGATGGCAGCAAAACTATTTACTCGTGGGACTGCCTTTAATGCAAGCGCTTTCCCCAGAACAGTTTCGCGCAGTTCTCGCTCATGAATTAGGGCATTTATCTGGCAACCACAGTCGCTTTGCCGGCTGGATTTACCGCGTTAGGCAAACTTACGTTCAAATCTTAGAAAGATTACACCACAGCAATCAGGGGGGATCTTCCGTTCTTTTTAACGCTTTTTTTAACTGGTATGCTCCATTTTTTAGCGCTTACTCATTTGTTTTAGCGCGAATGAATGAATATGAAGCGGATCGATGTGCGGCAGCTCTTGCCGGAGCGCAAAATATGGCTGAAGCACTGATTAATGTAGAAATTAGCGCTAGATTTTTGCAGCATTCTTTCTGGCCAAATCTTGACAAACAAGTGATTCATCAAGTCGAGCCGCCGGCAGCAATTTATACAAATCTAGTTAAAGCCTTGGCTGCCGGTATCCCGCCTGATGAGGCGACTGTTTGGCTTGACCGAGCACTCGCGCAAAAAACCGATTTGGATGACACCCATCCTTGCCTAGCAGAGCGACTTTCTGCTTTAGGTTATCTCAAAGGTAAACCCAAACAACTTTCCCTGCCGGCGGATGTCAAAATTAGTGCAGCTCAAGAATTATTAGAAAGTAACCTCAAAAAGTTTCTTGCTGATTTTGATCATACCTGGAAACAGGAAATGGCAACACCCTGGCGGCAACGCTATGCCTACGCTCAAGAAGCACAAGATCAGTTAAAGTCCCTTGATCAAAAAGCTAAAATTCAGCAGCTTACGCCGGAGGAAGCTTGGGATCGCGCCGCTTGGACGGCAGAATTCAAGGGAAATGAAGCGGCGATTCCACTTTTGAGAGAAATCCTCACGACTGCGCCGGCACACCCTTCAACTCACTTTTTATTAGGTCAAATCTTATTAAAGCAAAATGAACTTTCTGGCATCGGTCACATTGAGAAAGCGATGGAAAAAGACCCGGAAAAAGTGCTGCCTGGGTGTGAGTTGATTTATGCTTTTTTCAAGGATCAGGGACAAATCGAAAAAGCAAAAGCTTACCAAGCACGCGCTCAACAACATTATGAGTTATTGTTAATGGCTCAGCGAGAGCGGTCTTTTGTCCGGGAAGATGACACGTTTTTGCCTCACGATTTGCCATCGGCAGCTTTGGCATTGTTGCTACAGCAAGTTTCTCGTTACACTCAAGTTAAAGAAGTTTATCTAGTTCGGAAAAAGGTGAGATATTTCCCGGAGCAGCCTTTTTATGTTTTAGGAATAAAGTTGCGTCGAGCTTGGTATAAATTCAAAAGTTCGGACAGCGATCAACAATTTTTTAACCATTTCGTGTCTGAAGTAGAGTTTCCCGGACAAGCTTATGTTATTCTTCTGAATTCTCAAGAGAGGAACTTCAAAAATTTAGAAGAAATCTTGCGAGAAATACAGGGTGCGGCTATTTACAAACATGAAGGATGA
- the rsmH gene encoding 16S rRNA (cytosine(1402)-N(4))-methyltransferase RsmH: MKDEELRDLEQKTDTQTPGFVHVPVLSRELLDGVVLVADGHYLDATVGAGGHSSLLLALSPGVRVTAIDRDEQALATAKTHLAQYGERVKFWRGNYAEFKPNNTQFDGIIADLGVSSGQLDTPARGFSFRHTAELDMRMDCRQSLTAAEIINHWDETELANIFYTYGEERLSRRLARQIVGQRPFHTTTELADAISRSVPPKYRHGRIHPATRVFQALRIVVNQELTSLETFINLAPNWLKPGGRLGVISFHSLEDRIVKHRLRDSPLLRVLTKKPILPQAEELGTNPRSRSAKLRLAEKSSA; the protein is encoded by the coding sequence ATGAAGGATGAAGAATTGAGAGATTTGGAACAGAAGACAGACACGCAAACACCTGGATTTGTCCATGTGCCGGTGTTGAGTCGGGAATTGCTAGACGGTGTGGTGCTCGTCGCGGATGGTCATTATTTGGATGCAACGGTGGGTGCCGGCGGCCACAGCAGTTTGCTTTTGGCGCTGTCTCCTGGTGTGCGGGTAACGGCAATTGACCGGGATGAACAAGCACTCGCTACTGCCAAGACTCATCTTGCACAATATGGCGAACGTGTCAAGTTTTGGCGAGGAAACTATGCCGAATTTAAGCCAAATAACACCCAATTTGACGGAATTATTGCAGATTTGGGCGTGAGTTCTGGCCAGCTTGACACACCGGCACGAGGATTTAGCTTCCGCCACACGGCTGAGCTAGATATGCGAATGGATTGCCGGCAATCCCTGACAGCCGCAGAAATTATCAATCACTGGGACGAAACAGAACTAGCCAATATTTTTTACACCTATGGAGAAGAACGCCTCTCGCGCCGGCTAGCGCGTCAAATTGTAGGCCAGCGTCCCTTCCACACCACCACAGAACTCGCAGACGCGATTTCCCGCAGCGTTCCTCCCAAATACCGTCATGGTCGCATCCACCCAGCCACCCGTGTCTTTCAAGCCTTGCGAATCGTGGTTAACCAAGAGCTAACCTCTTTAGAAACATTTATTAACCTCGCCCCCAACTGGCTTAAACCAGGAGGCCGGTTGGGAGTTATCAGTTTTCACAGCCTGGAAGACCGGATCGTAAAGCATCGCCTGCGAGACTCACCCCTGCTGCGGGTCTTGACGAAAAAGCCCATTTTGCCGCAAGCTGAGGAACTGGGAACCAATCCTAGGTCACGCTCGGCGAAACTCAGGTTAGCCGAAAAATCGAGTGCGTGA